The following are from one region of the Pseudomonadota bacterium genome:
- a CDS encoding serine/threonine protein kinase → MPFSGSSSGAPVSGSAPYAGVSVGSVIANRYVVDGVLGQGGMGDVYRVSDRSLPGRRWALKALRPDPNEDEAEQEAQFRQEAEILCSLSHPSLPAVSAWFIEDGHHYLVMEYIEGETLFDVLERTSEPFLAEEMLRDWGLQLCDTLNYLHSQSPPVIYRDLKPRNVMLTAKGLKLIDFGIARTFEAGKASDTIVIGTPGFAAPEQYGRGQTDPRSDVYSLGATLHALATRLDPAASPFCFAVPSSINPSLTYAFDVAVLKALSLKPQDRFQTAAAFREALQSHSTSILPYLTAPSESALSLTFTPPFLSFQLEQRATTFRESIEVVNAGGRFLRARVSSNRSWLRVSPPVLEGNRHQIVVEGNIGAEKRALRYRGHIVVETDEQAFPILVSVNVEPTVWDTIIPRAGVSAFLLCQSAVPLAAPLTIPYTYVLFDGEERQVQKRPTYVAVGLALLNTLLFLVTH, encoded by the coding sequence GTGCCTTTTTCCGGTTCGTCGTCTGGCGCGCCGGTGAGCGGGTCTGCGCCTTACGCGGGGGTTTCTGTTGGAAGCGTGATCGCCAATCGCTACGTCGTCGATGGGGTGCTCGGGCAGGGGGGCATGGGCGACGTCTATCGGGTCTCAGATCGCAGCCTGCCTGGACGGCGCTGGGCGCTCAAGGCGCTGCGCCCCGATCCGAACGAGGACGAAGCCGAGCAGGAGGCCCAGTTCCGCCAGGAGGCCGAGATTCTCTGCAGCCTGAGCCACCCGTCGCTGCCTGCGGTCAGCGCGTGGTTCATCGAAGACGGTCATCACTACCTCGTCATGGAGTACATCGAGGGAGAGACCCTGTTCGATGTGCTCGAGCGCACCTCTGAGCCGTTTCTCGCCGAGGAGATGCTGCGCGACTGGGGCCTGCAGCTGTGCGACACGCTGAACTACCTGCACAGCCAGTCACCCCCGGTCATCTATCGCGATCTCAAGCCCAGGAACGTGATGCTCACCGCCAAGGGCCTCAAGCTCATCGATTTCGGCATCGCGCGCACCTTCGAAGCGGGCAAGGCATCTGATACCATTGTCATCGGAACGCCGGGGTTTGCGGCCCCGGAGCAGTACGGGCGGGGGCAGACCGATCCCCGCTCCGACGTGTACAGCCTCGGGGCGACGTTGCACGCGCTGGCCACGCGACTCGATCCGGCTGCGAGCCCGTTCTGCTTTGCGGTGCCCTCATCCATCAACCCCTCGCTGACCTACGCCTTCGACGTGGCGGTTCTCAAGGCGCTCAGCCTCAAGCCGCAAGATCGCTTCCAGACGGCGGCGGCGTTTCGTGAAGCGCTGCAGAGCCACAGCACAAGCATCCTGCCGTACCTCACGGCGCCGTCTGAGAGCGCGCTCTCGCTCACGTTCACACCTCCTTTCCTGTCGTTTCAGCTCGAGCAGCGCGCAACGACCTTCCGAGAGAGCATCGAGGTTGTGAATGCCGGGGGGCGCTTCCTGCGGGCGCGGGTGAGCAGCAATCGCAGCTGGCTGCGAGTCAGCCCGCCTGTGCTCGAGGGCAATCGCCACCAGATCGTGGTCGAGGGGAACATCGGCGCCGAGAAGCGGGCCCTTCGCTACCGCGGTCACATCGTCGTGGAGACCGATGAGCAGGCTTTTCCCATATTGGTGAGCGTGAACGTGGAGCCCACCGTCTGGGACACCATCATTCCGCGGGCCGGGGTCTCGGCGTTTCTGCTCTGTCAGTCGGCGGTGCCGCTGGCCGCCCCGCTCACCATCCCCTACACCTATGTGCTGTTCGACGGGGAGGAGCGTCAGGTGCAGAAGAGACCGACCTATGTTGCAGTCGGCCTCGCCCTGCTGAACACGCTCCTGTTCCTCGTCACCCACTGA
- the hisG gene encoding ATP phosphoribosyltransferase, with amino-acid sequence MQPMTRVDDANVRLALPKGRMQEGVFRLLSDAGIRVSAGERGYRPTLSLPGFEVKLLKPQNIVEMLHLGLRDLGFAGADWVAELNADLVELLDTGMDPVRLVAAAPADIVDNGRLPERPLVVASEYEGITRSWVAKAGLNATFVRSYGATEVFPPEDADCIVDNTSSGATLRANGLEIVDTLMHSSTRLYASKSAMSDAPRREAIEALTLLVRSVLDARSRVMVEVNVGPDNLEKVVAVLPCMREPTVSTLHDHAGFAVKAAVPRSELPRVIPLIRQCGGTDIIVTTLAQIVP; translated from the coding sequence ATGCAACCTATGACCAGAGTCGATGACGCAAACGTTCGTCTTGCCCTGCCCAAGGGCCGCATGCAGGAAGGGGTGTTCCGGCTGCTCTCCGACGCCGGCATCCGCGTCAGCGCTGGCGAGCGGGGGTATCGCCCCACGCTGTCGCTTCCCGGATTCGAGGTCAAGCTGCTCAAGCCGCAGAACATCGTCGAGATGCTCCACCTGGGCCTGCGCGACCTCGGCTTCGCCGGTGCCGACTGGGTGGCCGAGCTGAACGCCGATCTGGTCGAGCTGCTCGACACCGGCATGGACCCGGTGCGTCTCGTGGCCGCGGCCCCCGCCGACATCGTCGACAACGGCCGCCTGCCCGAAAGGCCGCTGGTGGTGGCCTCTGAGTACGAAGGCATCACACGGTCGTGGGTCGCGAAGGCCGGATTGAACGCCACCTTCGTGCGCTCGTACGGCGCCACTGAGGTGTTCCCCCCGGAAGACGCCGACTGCATCGTCGACAACACCTCTTCCGGGGCCACGCTGCGCGCCAACGGTCTCGAGATCGTCGACACCCTCATGCACTCTTCGACGCGGCTGTACGCATCGAAGAGCGCCATGAGCGACGCCCCGCGGCGCGAAGCCATCGAGGCCCTCACCCTGCTCGTGCGCTCGGTTCTCGACGCGCGCAGCCGCGTCATGGTCGAGGTCAACGTTGGGCCGGACAACCTCGAGAAGGTCGTGGCGGTGCTGCCGTGCATGCGCGAGCCCACCGTGTCGACCCTTCACGATCACGCCGGCTTTGCCGTCAAGGCCGCGGTGCCGCGATCCGAGCTGCCGCGGGTCATTCCCCTCATCCGCCAGTGCGGCGGCACCGACATCATCGTCACCACGCTGGCCCAGATCGTCCCGTGA